Proteins encoded within one genomic window of Salmo trutta chromosome 11, fSalTru1.1, whole genome shotgun sequence:
- the LOC115202017 gene encoding T-cell ecto-ADP-ribosyltransferase 1-like, with amino-acid sequence MIGSEVYTRGLKVHPRQPGLNSPIPLDMVPDSVDMYKGCIEKMGKKVKEYLRNETNAGGFFEQAWTKAEKCASKNYSVNQKLDKLSHNHIKAICAYTGGQPKIYPAFNQAVRTNRTEYTTSFQFHSLHFLLTDARRLLKEKQQGCHTTYQRTNMEFAGEVNKEIRFGLFASSSFLKNLTHFGENTCFELKTCFGTDLKSYPEMGNYEKEVLSPPYEVFKVTAVLKKENDENLWCDVVYKLKSINTLSNVNCNIFTKPTIN; translated from the exons ATGATTGGCTCTGAAGTTTATACTAGAGGCCTCAAG GTTCATCCCCGTCAGCCTGGTCTCAATTCCCCCATACCCTTAGACATGGTCCCTGACTCTGTTGACATGTATAAAGGCTGCATTGAAAAAATGGGCAAAAAGGTGAAGGAATATCTTCGAAATGAAACCAATGCAGGAGGGTTCTTTGAACAAGCCTGGACGAAAGCAGAAAAATGTGCCTCAAAAAATTATTCAGTGAACCAAAAACTAGACAAACTTAGTCACAATCATATCAAGGCTATCTGTGCTTACACAGGAGGTCAACCTAAGATATACCCAGCGTTCAACCAAGCAGTCCGGACCAATAGAACAGAGTACACAACCTCCTTCCAGTTCCACTCCCTGCATTTCCTGCTGACTGATGCTCGCCGCCTCCTGAAAGAAAAGCAACAGGGCTGTCACACCACATACCAGAGAACCAACATGGAGTTTGCAGGTGAAGTGAACAAGGAAATCAGATTTGGCCTCTTTGCCTCCAGCTCTTTCCTAAAGAATTTGACACATTTTGGAGAGAACACCTGCTTTGAGTTAAAGACATGTTTTGGCACTGACCTGAAGTCCTACCCAGAGATGGGGAATTATGAAAAGGAGGTGTTGAGTCCACCGTATGAAGTGTTCAAAGTTACTGCCGTGCTGAAGAAAGAAAATGATGAAAACCTTTGGTGTGATGTTGTGTACAAACTAAAGAGTATCAACACACTGAGTAACGTGAATTGTAACATTTTTACCAAGCCAACTATTaat taa
- the LOC115202043 gene encoding erythroblast NAD(P)(+)--arginine ADP-ribosyltransferase-like: MARHKILTFTLVYLVQAWTLGVDSKMVHLRQPGLNSPVPLDMVPNSVDDKYKHCTEKMYKKVQEEYLPNENSTERIFKQSWLKAEGCATIEKVKKRFQKDKSKYNPEELTHDHIKAICAYTAEVPEIYLVFNQAVRTNRTEYTTSFHFHSLHFLLTDAIRLLKLNQKTCHTTYRRSNMEFVGKVNKVIRFGFFASSSLDKGISKRFGDKSCFEIKTCFGADLKSFPKLGNHEKEVLIPPYEVFRVTAVLKKENYKNLWCNVVYTLKSITKPRSNLNCKLFK; this comes from the exons ATGGCAAGACACAAGATCCTAACCTTTACTCTGGTGTATTTAGTCCAGGCTTGGACTTTGGGTGTGGACTCCAAGATG GTTCATCTCCGTCAGCCTGGTCTCAATTCCCCTGTACCCTTAGACATGGTCCCTAACTCTGTTGACGACAAGTACAAACACTGCACTGAAAAAATGTACAAGAAGGTGCAGGAGGAATACCTTCCAAATGAAAACTCCACCGAGAGGATCTTCAAACAATCCTGGTTGAAGGCAGAAGGATGTGCAACTATTGAGAAAGTGAAGAAACGATTCCAAAAGGACAAGTCCAAGTACAATCCTGAAGAACTTACACATGATCATATCAAGGCTATCTGTGCTTACACAGCAGAGGTACCTGAGATATACCTAGTATTCAACCAAGCAGTCAGAACCAATAGAACAGAGTACACCACCTCCTTCCACTTCCACTCCCTTCATTTCCTGCTGACTGATGCCATTCGCCTTCTGAAACTGAACCAAAAGACCTGTCACACCACATATCGAAGAAGCAACATGGAGTTTGTCGGTAAAGTTAACAAAGTAATCAGATTCGGCTTCTTTGCCTCCAGCTCTCTCGACAAGGGAATTAGTAAAAGATTTGGCGACAAGTCTTGCTTTGAGATAAAGACATGTTTTGGCGCTGACCTGAAGTCCTTCCCCAAACTAGGGAATCATGAAAAGGAGGTGTTGATTCCACCGTATGAAGTGTTCAGAGTTACTGCCGTGCTGAAGAAAGAAAATTATAAAAACCTTTGGTGCAATGTTGTGTACACACTTAAAAGTATCACTAAGCCCAGGAGTAACCTGAATTGCAAACTTTTTAAGTAA